The following coding sequences are from one Schizosaccharomyces osmophilus chromosome 1, complete sequence window:
- the ask1 gene encoding DASH complex subunit Ask1, whose amino-acid sequence MNQLERLERLEQSITLALYEIDANFAKCNRTVSTRILPIVENYTKSCSNIWESSKFWKQFFEASASVSLSGVEEPVQGAEKPKEDFVPSDLKYTSSTDPKIEENEDSTETFYQNIPSSFGHEAFEPKEVKDEQLTQSTPKKDTTFENLSLENASLTPIPARLQTPARKIDAANAQHTGRSALLHRVLDTNWHVQVTPHERKKYEDMDIDSSPLMSPSPIAMKMETISAPGERTSKSALSMFSEFEHESNDSLMPNGMSPPKTIQFSPHSLGDSFHPTDGERSLSLQRKFDALNDSNENMIKEESWEL is encoded by the exons ATGAATCAACTGGAAAG ATTAGAGAGATTGGAACAATCAATTACATTGGCATTGTACGAAATTGATGCCAATTTTGCGAAATGTAATCGAACAGTGTCGACTCGAATTCTTCCAATCGTCGAGAACTATACAAAAAGTTGCAGTAATATCTGGGAGTCATCTAAG TTTTGGAAGCAGTTCTTTGAAGCGAGCGCAAGTGTCTCTCTCTCTGGAGTCGAAGAACCAGTTCAAGGAGCAgagaaaccaaaagaagaCTTTGTTCCGTCTGATTTGAAATATACGAGCAGTACCGATCCCAAAATCGAGGAAAATGAGGATTCTACAGAAACATTCTATCAAAACAtcccttcttcttttggacACGAAGCTTTTGAACcaaaagaagtaaaggACGAACAACTTACACAATCTACTCCCAAGAAAGATACAACATTTGaaaatctttctttggaaaatgcaTCTTTAACGCCGATACCTGCACGTTTGCAAACACCAGCTCGAAAGATCGATGCTGCCAATGCTCAACATACTGGACGTAGTGCTTTGTTGCATAGGGTGCTGGACACAAACTGGCACGTCCAAGTAACTCCTCACGAAAGGAAGAAATATGAAGACATGGACATTGATTCTTCTCCTTTAATGTCTCCTTCTCCAATTGCCATGAAAATGGAAACGATTTCAGCACCTGGAGAAAGAACATCGAAGTCTGCTTTGTCTATGTTTTCAGAATTCGAACATGAAAGCAACGATAGCCTTATGCCAAATGGAATGTCGCCTCCAAAAACCATTCAGTTTAGTCCTCATTCGTTAGGTGACTCATTCCATCCCACCGATGGTGAGCGAAGTCTTTCTTTACAAAGGAAATTTGATGCCTTGAACGATTCCAATGAGAATATGATAAAAGAGGAAAGTTGGGAACTTTAG
- the meu25 gene encoding Schizosaccharomyces specific protein Meu25: MKNGSGIDNSFSNEEFHLSDGSHSRLNTASSGSADTVVNDKPPTQNLGLSFSDTNLSNPPKSASTESILSQSILSEPSRFFRWVNKISLTLHLGTKNSSASTAESNLAVDSYNEPVGDPAFIPVLKQIGGFDEIRDNLVITDPNFDVKDYDVKFMYLLRKYLLDGPDCGFVFKNEKHMPDGPRVASAKAHAVLSEKLMASKPNSTSPDFGSSQASVHEDSPIEKNEESVKSVLGQQDLKSSNHSVQIQGTNDRLRAVSQLEVICEETAASVERADGSSLFLADSETPHYHLGNESKRKEILDLYTELAKNNDLVAGHTLKDTYFFVFTEDSLLPLERFEYTPKELALFNIQQKAHRWTFRKTQEERLIQWEQLPFKVEDLQHIPFIVEDNTFEQDKTERPYSIRELAYMETRFIALIFPNDLQKRNFEFHRTLARARDFQTPKAREDEIAYETELKQNPSKFLYELDLMESLPANQRRALWAELADFSSKQETDPLLSLWKRQVINCRIGHPKLHTVPISAFFCVKNQPRLIGVRTASATSFFHIDRDYTTYDLRTQTFLRTAPSRSAQNWLLVIHHLEFLGRSFPHLIHLDKYYGFLDYQMDYFRTYTENNLEQPVKSTSNLQEMLMQQV; encoded by the coding sequence atgaagaatggATCGGGGATTGACAATTCCTTCAGCAATGAAGAATTCCACTTAAGTGATGGGAGCCACAGCCGGCTAAACACTGCATCCTCAGGTAGTGCTGATACTGTTGTTAACGACAAACCGCCGACTCAAAATTTAGGACTATCCTTCTCCGATACCAATCTATCTAATCCCCCAAAATCTGCCTCTACTGAATCAATTTTATCTCAGTCAATCCTGAGCGAACCATCACGCTTTTTCAGATGGGTTAATAAAATCTCTCTGACCCTTCATTTAGGAACAAAGAATTCCTCAGCTTCAACTGCTGAAAGTAATTTAGCAGTTGATTCTTATAATGAACCAGTGGGCGACCCAGCGTTTATACCTGTCCTTAAACAGATTGGAGGTTTTGATGAAATCAGGGATAACCTAGTCATAACAGATCCCAATTTTGATGTTAAAGATTATGATGTGAAGTTTATGTACCTTCTCAGGAAGTATCTTTTAGACGGCCCTGATTGTGGTTTCGTTTTTaagaatgaaaagcatATGCCTGATGGACCAAGAGTTGCATCAGCAAAGGCTCATGCTGTTCTATCAGAGAAGTTGATGGCTTCTAAGCCAAATTCGACTTCTCCTGACTTCGGAAGCTCTCAGGCATCTGTCCATGAAGATTCTCCCATCgagaaaaatgaagaaagcgTCAAATCAGTACTGGGTCAGCAGGACCTTAAGTCTTCAAATCACTCTGTTCAGATTCAAGGAACAAACGATCGTTTACGGGCTGTATCTCAGCTAGAGGTTATATGCGAAGAAACCGCAGCTTCGGTGGAGAGAGCTGACGGCTCTAGCCTTTTCTTGGCCGATTCTGAAACTCCGCATTATCATTTAGGAAATGAATCGAAACGTAAAGAGATTCTTGATTTGTATACAGAGCTAgcaaaaaacaatgattTAGTTGCTGGACACACTTTAAAAGATACTTATTTCTTCGTATTTACAGAGGATAgtcttcttcctttagAAAGGTTTGAATATACTCCTAAAGAACttgctttgtttaatattcaacaaaaggCTCATCGTTGGACATTTCGAAAAACCCAGGAAGAGCGATTAATTCAGTGGGAGCAGTTGCCTTTTAAGGTTGAAGATCTTCAAcatattccttttataGTTGAAGACAATACATTTGAACAAGATAAAACAGAGAGGCCTTATTCAATTCGAGAACTCGCTTACATGGAAACCCGTTTTATCGCTTTAATCTTCCCGAACGATTTGCAGAAAAGGAACTTTGAGTTTCATCGTACACTAGCAAGGGCGAGAGATTTCCAAACGCCCAAGGCCAGGGAAGATGAAATTGCTTATGAAACGGAGTTGAAGCAAAATCCCTCTAAATTTCTATATGAACTGGATCTTATGGAAAGTCTACCTGCGAATCAAAGGCGTGCTCTGTGGGCAGAGCTTGCtgacttttcatcaaagCAAGAAACTGATCCCTTGTTGTCTTTATGGAAACGGCAAGTAATCAATTGTCGAATTGGACACCCCAAACTCCATACTGTTCCTATTTCGGCCTTTTTCTGCGTTAAAAATCAGCCACGTTTAATTGGAGTGAGAACAGCCAGTgcaacttcttttttccacATTGATAGAGATTATACAACTTACGATTTAAGAACGCAAACATTTTTGAGAACCGCACCATCCCGGTCTGCTCAAAATTGGCTTCTTGTTATTCACCATTTGGAGTTTCTTGGCAGGTCGTTCCCTCATCTGATTCATCTTGACAAGTACTATGGTTTTCTTGACTATCAAATGGATTATTTTAGAACTTACACGGAAAACAATTTGGAACAACCGGTCAAAAGTACTTCAAATCTCCAAGAAATGTTAATGCAGCAAGTTTAA
- the pga2 gene encoding protein trafficking protein Pga2: MNIDVTSYLRSYTITDWIRICIYICGYLLLRPYLMKIGAKLQEKGHKKAEEQGDYVDSELTHGKTEKFHGEFDTDDEDEKENPDAELRWGYSARRRIRKQRDDYFKSQDKSPLDAYADDDNDDADIQEHLED; encoded by the coding sequence atgaatattgATGTTACTAGTTATTTACGATCCTACACTATTACGGATTGGATTCGTATCTGCATCTACATTTGTGGATATCTCTTATTACGGCCatatttgatgaaaattGGAGCCAAACTTCAAGAAAAGGGACACAAGAAAGCAGAAGAACAGGGTGACTATGTAGACTCTGAATTGACACATGgcaaaacagaaaagttCCATGGCGAATTTGACACTGATGATGAGGATGAAAAGGAGAATCCCGATGCTGAATTACGCTGGGGCTATTCAGCTCGCCGACGTATTCGCAAGCAAAGAGATGATTACTTCAAAAGTCAAGACAAGTCTCCCTTGGATGCGTATGCCGACGATGACAATGATGACGCTGACATCCAAGAACACCTGGAGGATTAG